ACTGTCTGGCACAAAgcattttttgaatatttaatgacTAATCCTGAagattcttcaattttaattacatcataattaaacacttcaaaaaatgaaaaagaaaaaactaCACAGATAATGTTTGAAACTTTCAATATATCGAAAttcataatctaaatataatcaattctatCATTATTTTCCAGTGGAAAAACAACAGGATTTGTTGTTGACTCAGGTAATGATACTACTTATTTTGTACCTATTTATGAAggatataaattagatattaaagataatttcTGTAATATTGCCGGTAAATCCTGTTCAACTtacttaaatcatttaattacacagtcaaattagaaaagagtaggaaatttagaaattcttgattatataaaagaaaagtaTTGCTACATTACTTTAgataaagaataagaattacagAAACAGTAGTAGAATCTAATTCAGGCAATTAGTTATGATTTGCCCGATGGttctcatttaaaattagatatttaaatcttcttaGCACCTGAGATAATGTTCAATCCTAAATTGTATGACAATTCTAGTATTTTTGGATTTCATTAGTTAGCCTTGAATAGTATAGGGTAATGTGATTCAGATTTGAGAATATAATTGCTTAAACATACGATGATATCTGGAGGCAATTCTCTAATTCGTGGATTCTCAGAACGATTTCACTATGAATTtagcaaaattaataattacagaTATTCTTAACAACtgaatttcataaaaagTGAAAAATTCTCTGTTTGGATTGGAGGATGTATTATGACTAATTTGGCTTAAATTTCAAGTGATTGGATATCTAGAAATGATTATGATGAATATGGGCCAAATATAGTATAAAGAAAGTgcttttgaaattttatatgattattaattggtattatagtatttaataaataaataagttctACAAATGTTagatcattattattttttacaaGTCAAAAACATTTAATGTGAGCAATCTTAGGTCCGAATTCTTCATATTCATGTTTTGTTATCCAAAATGGTTTAAAACTCGTTAATGTAGATAAAATAGATCCTCCAATCCAAGttgaatttaatctatttggAGGTACAATAACCCTTGTTTAAGTTGGTGACTGAAccaaattttcaatttccttaAGTAATCGTTCTTAAAGTCCAGGGAAGAGAGTTGTTCCTCCagtaattacaatattattataaagctATTGTTATATATCTCTGTCAGATGTAAAGATAGACTAATATGTTATTTCATGAATGCCTGGCAGTTCATATCCAGCCTTCGCAggattgaataaaatttctggacatttgtatttttgttctttaattgaaattttatttccatCAGGTAAAATGTATGAACTATTATGGGATGTATttccttaatatttattctccTCTGCAATTGGATCTAAAGCCACATAACATAAGGATTCTTTAATAGCTTTtgctatttaatttctttaaaatggAGTGTAAATTTTGAGAAATTCCTCCTTTAATGTTTGTGACATATAATTAGTGCAGTTGCTTCCAGCTATATCTAATTTCGAAAGTTATTGTCTCAATTGGAATCCTTCATAAATTGGTACACAATATGTTGCTCCTTCACCTGAATCTAAAATCACACCTGTAGTTTTGCCTAATGAATACAATGAGAGCACAGTCTAGTTTGAAATGTGAAGAAAAGGAACTTCAAAATTTTCAAACATTATCTATGTCATCTTTTCTTGattgattttagaattaCAAGGCGCTTCTGTCAATAATACAGGATGATTAGAAGgtgaaatttttaattggacttcaaaaatatatctCCAAATCTACTCTATAGATTCCCAATCCATTATTTAC
This window of the Paramecium tetraurelia macronuclear, complete genome genome carries:
- a CDS encoding Actin, coding for MFFPQSCSKNEIDQIQEDYIIKYPILNSKIVDFDTMETVWHKAFFEYLMTNPEDSSILITSQLNTSKNEKEKTTQIMFETFNISKFIIQIQSILSLFSSGKTTGFVVDSGNDTTYFVPIYEGYKLDIKDNFCNIAGKSCSTYLNHLITQSNQKRVGNLEILDYIKEKYCYITLDKEQELQKQQQNLIQAISYDLPDGSHLKLDIQIFLAPEIMFNPKLYDNSSIFGFHQLALNSIGQCDSDLRIQLLKHTMISGGNSLIRGFSERFHYEFSKINNYRYSQQLNFIKSEKFSVWIGGCIMTNLAQISSDWISRNDYDEYGPNIVQRKCF
- a CDS encoding Actin; protein product: MIESHPPVVIENSSCNIRAGIVGEAAPRCCFPTRVDKVQESQTIKFLIGNQIEENQYNNQPCYPIQNGQIMDWESIEQIWRYIFEVQLKISPSNHPVLLTEAPCNSKINQEKMTQIMFENFEVPFLHISNQTVLSLYSLGKTTGVILDSGEGATYCVPIYEGFQLRQQLSKLDIAGSNCTNYMSQTLKEEFLKIYTPFQRNQIAKAIKESLCYVALDPIAEENKYQGNTSHNSSYILPDGNKISIKEQKYKCPEILFNPAKAGYELPGIHEITYQSIFTSDRDIQQQLYNNIVITGGTTLFPGLQERLLKEIENLVQSPTQTRVIVPPNRLNSTWIGGSILSTLTSFKPFWITKHEYEEFGPKIAHIKCF